CGCGCGAATCGAGTTCGCGTTGCCGCTTTTCGAACTTTTGCCGCGCGTCGTCGAGTTCGAGCTGCCGCGTGCGGCAGCCGGCAGTTTCGAAGTCGAGCGCGTCGAGCTTGGTTTGTTGCTCGGTGACGCCGAGTTCAAGCTCCAGCTCCTGAGCGGCGAGCTTCTTCTCGCGCTCGCTGAGTTCCTTGAGCCGTTGCATCAGCTCGTCGGCTTCTTCGAGCTGGGCCGCGGCGAGCGTTTGGCGATCGGTGAGTTCGGCTTCCCAAGTTTCGAGCCGTTCCTGCAGTTCGGTCAGCTCGCCTTCGCGCTGATCGATCCAGAGGCGGGCGTTGCGAATGCGGGAATCGAATTCGGCTTCTTGCGAGTTGAGTCGAGCCTCGCGGCGATCGACTTCGGTGAGCCGGCCTTGCAGCCGCTCGGCGAGGTTCGCAGCGTGCTGGGCGATCATGTTCGCCGAACCGAGCAACGGTCCGTCGCCGTCCATGGCCGATGCGTCGTCGAGACCCAGCCAAGCGGGCAGGGCGTCGGCGTCGACTTCGGCGACGACTTCGAGTTGCGGATCGGCGTCGTCGAATGCTTGTTCAGCGGCTTGCCCGGCGATGACGAGTTCGTCGGAGGCGCCGGCCATCGCCATGACGCCGGAGCGCGGGCGAGCCTCGCCCCCCGCGCGGCGGACCGGGTGCGCAGCGTCGAGCCGCATCTCGCGTTGCGGCTGCTCGCGGTTCTCGTCGTCGCTGGGGTGTGGTCGTTCGCTCGCCATGCCGTGATCGAAGTTGGTCGCCCGATGAGGGCGTCGGTGTCCGCGCGGGTGGGGAGCGCAATCGCCCTCACAACCCGCAAAGATTGCCTAACTGGAACGATCGGCACGGCGGGCCGGCAAAGTTTGGCCGAATTGCCTGGAATGAAGTTTTTGGGACGGCGGGAGCTGGCAGTGCTGGCGGCGGAAAGGCGTCTCGCTAACAAGTTGTTTGTGGGAGGCGTCTCCGACGCCGATGTTGGTAGCCACCACTAACGGCTTGGGCTGCTCACCGCTGCTTCGGGGTCGGAGACCCCTCCCACAAATGTTGAATAAAGGTTCGTGTCGCGTTTGGCGTCGCTTGTGAGTCGAGATGCGATTTTTGGCGACATATTGTAAGTCGTTTAGTGTCAGTCGATTAAGTGTGGTTTTTCATGCGATTGGCGAGGCGACAGGCGACAGTTGATGGCAAGTTGGGGGCTTTGTGGTTTTGGTTTGAGCGGTTCGGTTCGCGTTGAGGTTTGTTGGCCGAGTTCGGGCTGTGCGCGCAGCATTTCCGGAACGCTGCGGCGCGATGGACTTCACCTTAGCCGATTGCGGGGCGGTGGTGAGGAGCTATTTTCGGCCACCCCTCTGGCGTGGGGGCGGGGAGATGTCTCTCGCAAAGGCGCAAAGGTGCTAAGGAATACGCAAAGAGGATATGTATTGAATGCGAGCGAAGGCTTCGGAGCGGGTTTTGTGGCGCAACGAAAAGCCCCCGGTTTTAAGAACCGGGGGCTAAGGTTGGGGGATGCGTTGCGGTGGGATCTTGCTGGCTTGATTAGGCCTGGGCTAAGACCTGGATTTTCACGTCGCGGATCATGTCCTTCACGCGGTCGCGGTAGCTCGCCATGTGCGGGGCTTTGAGGTGGGCTTCGAGCGCTGGGACGCTTGACCATTTTTCGATGACGGTGACGACGTTGTCGCGGGCTTCGCCGGTGGAAACGCTCGTCTTCAGGTCGATCGCGGGGCCGTATTCGATGCAGCCGTCTTCGTCGCGGACGATGCTGATGATGCGGTGGAACTCGCCGAGGAACTTCTCGCGAACGCCGTCGGCGAGTTCGATGGTGGCTAGGACGTGGATCATGGCTTCGGTGTCTGTGGGGGAGAGGGAGTCGGCCCCGTTGCGGGAAGCCAGGAAAAACGCTTAGCCCCCGGTTCTTTAAACCGGGGGCCGAGCGGTGATGCGTGCGCTGTTGGGTTCGCGGTTCGCCCCCGGTTTAAAGAACCGGGGGTTAAGCGGGTTAACCCTTGGCCGAGTCGATTGCTTGTTGCAGGCGGGTCTTCGGTTGGACGCCCACGAAGCGGTCGACCACTTCGCCGTCCTTGAAGACCATCAGCGTCGGGATGCTGCTGACGCCGTAGCTTTGCGCGCTGTGGGGCGCGTCGTCGACGTTGAGCTTCACGACCTTGGCCGAGCCGGAGTTTTCGCCGGCTAGTTGTTCGATCAGCGGCGCGATCTGGCGGCACGGACCGCACCAGGGCGCCCAGAAGTCGACCAGCACGGGCTGAGCCGATTTGAGCACTTCGCTGTCGAAGTTGGTGTCGGTGATTTCTTGAATCGCGCCCATGGTATTCCTCCGGTTCCTCGTGGGCCGTCGACGGCGACGGCTCGGTTTGATGATCTCTCTTATTTCCCCGGCAGGTGGTACGGATCAGCCAGGGGAGTGGTTCAATTCAGGCGGTTTTCGCCGATCCGCGATTATCTTGGCGATGGCTGGCGATGTCAACGAACGGCTTTGTTTGGGGAGAGCCCGCGAATCACGCGAATTGGCGCGAATGAAAGACAGGGATTTGCTTCTTATTCGCGGTGATTCGCGTGATTCGCGGGTTGTTCTTCCTCTCATCCAGACGCTTGGCCGTCGCGCGTGGTTCAGACAATCGGGCGATCGATGCGATAGGCGTTTCCTCTAGTTGCCGACCGACGGCGGCGTCGGCGGTTGTCGAGGGGGGCGGGTTGTTCGATACTCATTGTTCGGCGCTCGCTGCGGGGCCGCTCGATTTATCAAAAGAGATTGGAGAATTGCGATGGCTCGGACTCCCAGCACGATGTTGCCGCTCGGCACGGCAGCGCCCGACTTCAAGTTGATGAATGTGGATGGCCGCGAGGTGGCATTGGCAGACTTTGCGGGCAAGCCGGCCCTCTTGGTGATGTTCATGTGCAACCACTGCCCGTTCGTGGTTCACGTGGCGGACGAGCTGGCGCGGCTCGGCAGCGAATACACGGGCCGCGGCGTCGCGGTGGTGGGAATCAACTCGAACGATACGGCGACCCACCCGGCCGACTCGCCCGAGCGGATGGTGGCGGAAGCGGAAGAGCGGGGATACGCGTTCCCGTATTTATTCGATGAGACGCAAGCGGTGGCGAAGTCCTACCGCGCGGCGTGCACGCCCGACTTTTTTCTTTTCGATCAAGATCGGAAGCTGGTTTACCGGGGGCAGCTCGATGACAGCCGACCGGGGAACGGCGTGCCGGTGACGGGGAAGGATTTGCGTGCGGCGCTGGATGCGGTGATCGCGGGAGCGGCGCCGGCAAGCGAGCAGCGGGCGAGCTTGGGATGCAATATCAAGTGGAAGGCGGGGAACGAGCCGGAGTATTTTGGGTAGTGGCGGGGGAACGGTGAGTAGGTGAGTAAGTGATGGGGCGCGCGGAGGGTTCTAGGCCGTCGGGATGTAAAGCCGCGGCCGTTGGCCGCGCGTTTTCGGAAGCGCCGAGCGTGTCCCCGCTTCCGCACTGGCGACACGCCAGTGGCACCCAGAACGCCGCCGGAACGCCCGCCGCGAGCGGACGGGGCTAAATGGGCGTGGTGATGTGGGGAGCGGTTTGGCGGGGCGGGGGAGTGGAGCGCCCCGTGCGGCGGCGATCAGGTCGTGCGCGATTGTTTTAGCAGCGCGGTCACGGCGGCGGGAAGTCCGCCTTTCTGTGCGGCGAGCGTCAGTTGGCGTTCGGCCCAGCTGGGGCCGGCGGCGAGTTGGCGGCAGCGTTCTAAATGCTCGCGGCAGCCGAGGTCTTCGGCGGTGGGCGATAGGCGTTCGACTAAGTTGTCGACAATCTGCGGCAGCGTGTGGGCCGTGTAGGTGTGGGAGTCGACGAGTTGCGCTTTGTTGCCGTAGCGGGCGGCCCGCCACTTGTTCTGCGCGACGAGCATGGGGTGGCAGTCGTGTTGGTAGGCGCCATGGTCGATTTCGTCGGAGAGCGCCTTCACTAAGCACTGCATCAGGGCGGCTAACGACAGCACGTCGCTGAGGTTGCCCGGCATGTCGCACATGCGGATTTCGACGGTGCCGAAGTTGTGGTGGGGGCGGACGTCCCACCAGAGTTCCCGGATCGTGTTGATGAAGCCGGTGCCGACCATGTGGTTCACCAGCCAGACGTATTCGCTCCAGTTGCGCATCAGCGGCGGGAGGCCGGCGGTGGGGAGGCCTTCCATCACCTTCGAGCGGTAGGAGTGAAGGCCGGTCGCTTCGCCTTCCCAGAACGGGCTGCTGCTGGAGAGGGCGAGCAGCGTCGGCAGGTGTCGCATGATGCGGTCGCAGATCATTACCGCTTTGTCGCCGCTGTCGACGCCGACGTGAACGTGCAGGCCGAAGGTCATCATCCGGCGGGCGAGGACTTGCAGCAGGTCGACGAGTTTCAGGTAGCGCTCGTCGGGCGTGACTTGTTGCTCGTCGCAGCGGGCGAAGGGGTGGACGCCGCCCCACCAGAGGCCGAGGCCGAGCGCGTCGGCGGCCGCTTCGACGACGCCGAGCCGGCCGCGGAGATCGCGTTCGGCTTCGCCGATCGATTGGCAGACGTCGGTGTTGATCTCGACGACCGACTGAATGATCTCAGGCTTGAAGCGATTGCCGCCGCGGTCGGGGAGGCGCTCGACGAGCTGGTTGAAGGAGTTCGAGAGGTTGGATGTTTGGAGATCGACGAGGCCGAGTTCGAGCTCGATGCCGAGGGAAGGGTGGCGGTTGGGGGTGAACTCGATGGGGGGCATACGCAGAGGGTTCAGGTGTTGGGGTTCAGGGTTCAGGAGGGAGAAGGGTTTTTGCTGAACCCTGAACCCTTAACCCTAATGGCTACTGATGCAACTTATGCGCCGGCTGCAGGTTCGCAGGCGAGGATCACGGCTCTGGCTAGAATCTTCACTCCAAGTGGCAGGGCGGCTTCGTTCACGTTGAAGGTGGGCGTGTGGAGCGGGCGTATGACGCCGTCGCCGGCGGCGATGCCGAGGCGGAACATGGCGCCCGGGACGTGGTCGAGGTAGCAGGCGAAATCTTCGCCCCCCATGCTCGGGCGGGGGATGACGCGGGCGATGACGCCGGGGGTGGTTTCGGCGGCTTCTTCGAGGATGCGGTTGGCGGCTGCGTCGTTGCGAACCGACGGGATGCCGCCGTCGACGCGGACTTCGATTTGCGTCGCGGTGATCTCTTCGACGCCGCGGGCGATCTGATGAATCTGCTCGATCGTCTGGGCGAGGACGGCGTCGTCGAGCGTGCGGAGCGTGCCGTCAAGTTCGACCTCTTCAGGAATGACGTTAGCGTTCTGCCCGCCGGCGATGCGGCCGAAGCTGAGCACGACCGAGTCGAAGCTGTCGGTGGTGCGGGGGATGAACTGGTAGAGGCTGCTGACGAGCTGCGCGGCGGCGGCGATTGGGTCGCGCGATTCGTGCGGACGGGCGCCATGGCCGCCGCGGCCGCGGACGATGATCGTGACGTCGTTGCAGTTGGCGGTGAACGGGCCAACGCAGAGGCCGATCTCGCCGGTGGGGCGGGGCGGATCGACGTGGAGGGCGAAGATCGAGCTGACGCCGTCGAGGGCGCCGGCGGCGATCAGGCTGCGCGCGCCGGCGGCGGTTTCTTCGGCGGGCTGCAGGATGGCCCGCCAGCGGAGGGGCCAAGGGGCTGCGCCGCTGGCTTCGAGCTTGTGAAGTGCGAGGGCGACGTGCGTGGCGATGGCGGCGTGGGCGTCGTGGCCGCAAGCGTGCATCACGCCTTCGCGAGTGCTGCGGTAGGGGACGTCGTTCGCTTCGTGGATGAGGAGGGCGTCGATGTCGCCGCGGAAGGCGATGCGCGGCAGGCCGGGCGCGGCGGAGCGGTTGTCGGCGAGGACGCCGCAGCCGTCGGGGCCCATGCGGAGGGCGAGGCCGGGTTGGTCGAGCGCCTGGTAGAGGGCGAGGCTGGTTTGGAGCTCGGCGCCGCTCGGTTCGGGGTTCGCGTGGAGGCGGCGGCGCAGGGCGACGAGGTCGGGCGTCGCGTCGGCGACGATGGCGTCGAGGGTTTGTTGCCAAGCGGGCATTGGGGCGGAAGACCCCTCCCATAAAGGGAGGGGCTCGCTGGGGTACGTTGCGGCGTTGTTGCCGCAAGTATACCCCATTCAATGCGCGCGGCACTGCGGGCCGTTGTGGCGTGGTGCGCGACCCCCGGGCGGAGCCCGGGGCTAGACGAACACCGGCGTGACCAGCTTCGGCAGGACGCCGCGTTCGTAGCCCATCGCCAGGAACTGCGTCACGGCGTCGCGGCCGCGGGCGCCGAAGTCGAGCGTCCAGTCGTTCACGTACATGCCGACGAACTTGTCGGCCTGGCTGCGGTCGAGGTCGCGGCCGTATTGCAGGGCATGCTCAAGGGCGGCTTCGCGATGGTCGAGGCCGTACTTGATGCTCTCGTACAGTAGCCGCTGAACTTCTAGCGTCGCTTCGGGGCCGAGGTCCTTGCGGATCGCGTTGGCGCCGAGCGGGAGCGGCAGGCCGGTGAGTTCCATCCACCAGACGCCGAGGTCGACGATCAGCTTCAGGTTGCTTTGGCCGTAGGTGAGCTGGCCTTCGTGGATGATCAGGCCGGCGTCGATTTTCTTGCCGTTGTACTCGCCGCGGTTGACGACCTCGATGATTTCATCGAAGGGGACGACCACATGGTCGAAATCCCGATCGAGGCAGAGCCGCAGGGCGAGGAAGGCGCTGGTGAGCGTGCCGGGGACGGCGATCGTCTGCGTGCGGAGATCGTCGATCGTGCAAAGCTCTTTGGCGATGACCATCGGGCCGTAGCCGTCGCCCATGCTCGCGCCGCAGGAGCAGAGGTCGTACTTGTCGTGCAGGAACGCGTAGGCGTGGATGCTGACGGCGGTCAGCTCAAGTTCGCCCTGGAACGCACGACGGTTGAGGGTCTCGATGTCGACCAGCTCGTGCGTGAATTGGTATTTGCCGGTGTCGATGCAGTCGTTCGCCAAGGCGTGGAACATGAAGGCGTCATCGGGATCGGGGCTATGACCGACGCGGATGAGCTGCTTGGCTTGGGTAGCGGACACGACGGACCTCGGCAGTGGCGGGCTGTTTGGCGGGTTGGGTAAGCAGCCCATCCTACCGATTTCGGCCGGGGCGGCGAAGGGGGCGAGTAGCCGCGGCTCAACGAGTCGCCGGAGCCGAGATAAATGGGGAATGCTGAATGGGGAATGGGGGAAGACGCGACTGCTTCCTAGCGCTTCCGCCATTCAGCATTCCACATTCCCCATTGATTTTTGTGACGCTCCGGCCGGTCGTTGACCGGCGGCTACTGCGATTAGCCCTGCAGTGAGAGGCCGGCGGATTCGTAGTGGGCGCCGGCGAGCGGGGCGATCGGCGTCGAAGGGGCTTCGGACTTCAGCTTTTCGCAGGCTTGCTTCCAGGTCTCGCGCTCGAATTCGAGCAGGTGGAGAGCCGCAGCGAGCGGGGCGGCGTCGTGGTTGAGCTGAGCCAGGGCGAGCTGCCGGAAGGCGAAGGCGTACTCGTCGGCCAGGCGGCGCGAAAGCTCCGAAGACATATCGAGGCCCTGCACGAGCGCTTCGACGATGTCGTTCGTGCGGGTGAGAAAGTTGTCGCACTCGAGGCGTTGCTCGGCGACGTTCCAGAGGAGTTCCGCCTGCCGGCCGAAGCGAATGGCGCCATCGAGCAGCATGAGTTGCAACTCAGGCTGCGAGGCGGTGAGAACGCGACCGTCGAGATAGCGGGCGTTGGCGCTGGCGTACGTCAAAATTCCGTCCCCCTCGGATGATTTGGCTGGCGAGTTACTTTATCGGCATGGAGGGCAGGGCGGCGGTAGTTTGATCGTCGGCGTTGCGTGCTAGCCCCGGGCTCTGCCCGGGGGGGGTAGCGGTGATGGCGCTGCCGGTCGTCGCGGCGTGGTGCGCGACCCCCGGGCGGAGCCCGGGGCTAGGAGTTACGCACCGGTGTAGGGCGCCAGCGGTTTCAGGTCGGCGAGGGCGGACTGGCTTTGCTGCAGTTTCGAGATCACGAGCTCAAGTTGGTAGAACTGGTTCGTCAGACGTTCTTCTTGCGAAGATAGCTGGGTCGTCCACTGATCGAGCCGCAACTCGTTCGACGCGATCGTCGCTTGTAGCGCCTCGCTGCTGGAAGCCATGAGCGAATGTTCGTCGCCGGCCAAACCGTCGACGACTTTTGAGATCTTCATCGCGACGCCGGATTGGGCGTTTGAAAGGAATTGCTCAACGCCGCCCGGATCGTTGGCGAACGCTGACTTCAGTTTCGTTTTGTTGACGGCAAGCTGGCCGTCGGCGTCGACGCTGATGCCGATTTGCTCGAGCGACTGGAAGTTGCCGAGGCCGGCGTAGCGATCGGTAAGCGCTCGCGACAGCCGGGTGTCGATTTGCAGCGCTTCGTTCGTGCCGAACAGCAGGCCGGTGGTGAGGGCGTCCGGGTCGAACGAGGTGAGCTTGTCGAGGTCGTCGCGGAGCGAGTTGTAGGCTTTGACGAACTCGTCGACGGAAGTGAGCAGCGTTTCGTCCGTTTGCGCTACGCCGACGGTGATCGGCGTATCGCTCGCCCCGCCGACGGTGAGATTCAGGCCCGGAATGGCGCCGTTGAAGACGTTGGTTTGGGAACTCACCAGCACGCCGCCGCCAGGGGTGCTGCTGTTGCCGTACAGGATGACCGCGTCTTGGGCCTTCGCGGTTTCGGTGAAGTTCATCGCCGAGGTGCCGGAGTCGATCAGCAATTGGTTCGCCGAGCCGGGGGCGTTGACCGACAGGCTGAGGCGGTAGCCGGTGCCGTCGTAGACCGTCGAGGCGGTGACGCCGGCTTTGAGATCGTTGATCTTCGCGGCGAGGGCCGACAGGCCAGTT
This sequence is a window from Lacipirellula parvula. Protein-coding genes within it:
- a CDS encoding putative quinol monooxygenase; amino-acid sequence: MIHVLATIELADGVREKFLGEFHRIISIVRDEDGCIEYGPAIDLKTSVSTGEARDNVVTVIEKWSSVPALEAHLKAPHMASYRDRVKDMIRDVKIQVLAQA
- the trxA gene encoding thioredoxin, which codes for MGAIQEITDTNFDSEVLKSAQPVLVDFWAPWCGPCRQIAPLIEQLAGENSGSAKVVKLNVDDAPHSAQSYGVSSIPTLMVFKDGEVVDRFVGVQPKTRLQQAIDSAKG
- a CDS encoding thioredoxin family protein, yielding MARTPSTMLPLGTAAPDFKLMNVDGREVALADFAGKPALLVMFMCNHCPFVVHVADELARLGSEYTGRGVAVVGINSNDTATHPADSPERMVAEAEERGYAFPYLFDETQAVAKSYRAACTPDFFLFDQDRKLVYRGQLDDSRPGNGVPVTGKDLRAALDAVIAGAAPASEQRASLGCNIKWKAGNEPEYFG
- a CDS encoding carboxylate-amine ligase, whose translation is MPPIEFTPNRHPSLGIELELGLVDLQTSNLSNSFNQLVERLPDRGGNRFKPEIIQSVVEINTDVCQSIGEAERDLRGRLGVVEAAADALGLGLWWGGVHPFARCDEQQVTPDERYLKLVDLLQVLARRMMTFGLHVHVGVDSGDKAVMICDRIMRHLPTLLALSSSSPFWEGEATGLHSYRSKVMEGLPTAGLPPLMRNWSEYVWLVNHMVGTGFINTIRELWWDVRPHHNFGTVEIRMCDMPGNLSDVLSLAALMQCLVKALSDEIDHGAYQHDCHPMLVAQNKWRAARYGNKAQLVDSHTYTAHTLPQIVDNLVERLSPTAEDLGCREHLERCRQLAAGPSWAERQLTLAAQKGGLPAAVTALLKQSRTT
- a CDS encoding M20 metallopeptidase family protein; this encodes MPAWQQTLDAIVADATPDLVALRRRLHANPEPSGAELQTSLALYQALDQPGLALRMGPDGCGVLADNRSAAPGLPRIAFRGDIDALLIHEANDVPYRSTREGVMHACGHDAHAAIATHVALALHKLEASGAAPWPLRWRAILQPAEETAAGARSLIAAGALDGVSSIFALHVDPPRPTGEIGLCVGPFTANCNDVTIIVRGRGGHGARPHESRDPIAAAAQLVSSLYQFIPRTTDSFDSVVLSFGRIAGGQNANVIPEEVELDGTLRTLDDAVLAQTIEQIHQIARGVEEITATQIEVRVDGGIPSVRNDAAANRILEEAAETTPGVIARVIPRPSMGGEDFACYLDHVPGAMFRLGIAAGDGVIRPLHTPTFNVNEAALPLGVKILARAVILACEPAAGA
- a CDS encoding menaquinone biosynthesis family protein, whose amino-acid sequence is MSATQAKQLIRVGHSPDPDDAFMFHALANDCIDTGKYQFTHELVDIETLNRRAFQGELELTAVSIHAYAFLHDKYDLCSCGASMGDGYGPMVIAKELCTIDDLRTQTIAVPGTLTSAFLALRLCLDRDFDHVVVPFDEIIEVVNRGEYNGKKIDAGLIIHEGQLTYGQSNLKLIVDLGVWWMELTGLPLPLGANAIRKDLGPEATLEVQRLLYESIKYGLDHREAALEHALQYGRDLDRSQADKFVGMYVNDWTLDFGARGRDAVTQFLAMGYERGVLPKLVTPVFV
- the fliS gene encoding flagellar export chaperone FliS — protein: MTYASANARYLDGRVLTASQPELQLMLLDGAIRFGRQAELLWNVAEQRLECDNFLTRTNDIVEALVQGLDMSSELSRRLADEYAFAFRQLALAQLNHDAAPLAAALHLLEFERETWKQACEKLKSEAPSTPIAPLAGAHYESAGLSLQG